In a single window of the Zonotrichia albicollis isolate bZonAlb1 chromosome 23, bZonAlb1.hap1, whole genome shotgun sequence genome:
- the RPRML gene encoding reprimo-like protein has protein sequence MNGSFFNQTLLEQAADPNRTQGLGMLLACCNGTSTVLATDGGSLVLAPDERSLFITRVVQIAVLCVLSLTVMFGVFFLGCNLLIKSESMINFLVKDRRPSKDVGAAIMGLY, from the coding sequence ATGAATGGATCCTTTTTCAACCAGACTCTCCTGGAGCAGGCAGCTGACCCCAACAGGACTCAGggcttggggatgctcctggccTGCTGCAATGGGACCAGCACGGTGCTGGCGACGGATGGCGGCTCCTTGGTCCTGGCACCCGATGAGAGGAGCCTTTTCATCACAAGGGTGGTGCAGATTGCTGTCCTCTGCGTCCTCTCATTGACTGTGATGTTTGGTGTCTTCTTTTTGGGCTGCAACCTGCTCATCAAGTCGGAGAGCATGATTAACTTTCTGGTGAAAGACCGAAGACCTTCCAAGGACGTGGGCGCTGCAATCATGGGACTTTACTGA